The following are encoded together in the Bradyrhizobium algeriense genome:
- a CDS encoding MipA/OmpV family protein produces MIGAEGRYRPDFVGANHSLFSPVPIFSIRRAGSVDQFRSPRDNASIALIDFGDLRAGPAGKFVSSRKASSHSELYGLGDVKSAFELGGFIEYFPVDWFRVRNETRQGFGGHQGVVSDFSADFIVPVTRAITVSAGPRFTWESAKAVSPYFSVDAVQAMATGLPVFDAKGGAHSVGVGAQVKYRINPQWEVHSYVEYDRLLGDAAKSPLVTARGSVNQTTVGIGASYSFDFKIR; encoded by the coding sequence ATGATCGGCGCAGAGGGCCGGTACAGGCCGGACTTTGTAGGAGCAAACCACAGCTTGTTCAGCCCGGTCCCGATCTTCTCCATCCGGCGCGCCGGTTCGGTAGATCAGTTTCGCAGCCCGCGCGACAACGCAAGCATCGCACTGATCGATTTCGGCGATCTGCGCGCGGGCCCTGCGGGCAAGTTCGTGTCGTCGCGAAAGGCAAGCAGCCATTCCGAGCTCTACGGTCTCGGCGACGTCAAGAGTGCGTTCGAGCTCGGCGGCTTCATCGAATATTTTCCTGTCGACTGGTTTCGCGTGCGCAACGAGACCCGCCAGGGCTTTGGCGGCCATCAGGGCGTCGTCTCCGACTTCTCGGCGGATTTCATCGTGCCGGTGACGCGGGCGATCACTGTTTCGGCCGGCCCGCGCTTCACATGGGAAAGCGCGAAGGCCGTCTCGCCCTATTTCAGCGTCGACGCCGTTCAAGCGATGGCGACGGGGCTTCCGGTGTTCGACGCCAAGGGCGGTGCACACTCGGTCGGCGTGGGCGCACAGGTGAAGTATCGGATCAATCCGCAATGGGAGGTGCATTCCTACGTCGAATACGATCGGCTGCTCGGCGACGCGGCAAAAAGCCCGCTCGTGACCGCGCGCGGGTCGGTGAACCAGACGACGGTCGGCATCGGCGCGTCCTACTCCTTCGACTTCAAGATCCGGTAG
- a CDS encoding glycosyltransferase family 39 protein, which produces MRLVYAGVLDLRTDEAYYWTWSKESALSFLDHPPGIAWLIRFGTAIFGDTSLGVRFGGIVAMLVTQLLLADIVRRVTHDVRAVIFAVLLPEAALYYGLLMAKVAPDTAMIPCAVAMLWSLVRLHESGNPRWWLAAGLFAGLALLSKFTAILLLPAVAAFALVPDWRRRWLLSPWPWLAALIAAIVFLPVLIWNAEHDWASFRFQFVRAVATHPLSLRTVGEFIGLQFGLVGFVLLPVVLSGVTLTAWRGYRSREPVAILLSTAVLMPFLYFLWKSLTLRVGDTWPMFMWPAGFAATAINLVMLPREGFSDRIVKSTFWWARVAVISGIAFVVGVFFYYVAAPWNLIGRTDPVGGEAGYEQVAARAREQLRATGATWIATSDYRTYAMLRWHFNGQVPVIQINERGRFQGFGDPGMKAIKDHPGLYVAREPDNRLPLWDLTTAKRQPLARVERVWRGTVMDTYALEKLTGWTPELTPPPDSLLFRWRVLAGIVGRDAGVS; this is translated from the coding sequence ATGCGGCTGGTCTATGCCGGCGTGCTCGATCTGCGCACCGACGAGGCCTATTACTGGACCTGGTCGAAGGAGAGCGCGCTTTCCTTCCTCGATCATCCGCCCGGCATCGCCTGGCTGATCCGGTTCGGCACCGCGATCTTCGGCGATACGAGTCTCGGCGTCCGGTTCGGCGGCATCGTCGCGATGCTGGTGACGCAATTGCTGCTCGCCGACATCGTCCGCCGCGTGACGCATGATGTGCGCGCTGTGATCTTCGCGGTGCTGTTGCCGGAAGCGGCGCTGTATTACGGGCTGTTGATGGCGAAGGTCGCGCCCGACACCGCAATGATCCCCTGTGCGGTCGCAATGCTGTGGTCGCTGGTGCGGCTGCACGAGAGCGGCAATCCGCGCTGGTGGCTCGCAGCGGGACTTTTTGCTGGCCTCGCGCTGTTGTCGAAGTTCACTGCGATCCTGCTGCTGCCGGCGGTCGCGGCGTTCGCGCTGGTGCCGGACTGGCGGCGGCGCTGGCTGCTCAGCCCCTGGCCGTGGCTGGCGGCGCTGATTGCGGCGATTGTGTTTCTGCCGGTGCTGATCTGGAATGCAGAACACGATTGGGCGTCGTTCCGCTTCCAATTCGTGCGCGCGGTCGCGACCCATCCATTGTCGCTCCGCACCGTCGGTGAATTCATCGGGCTGCAGTTCGGCCTCGTCGGCTTCGTGCTGCTGCCGGTGGTGCTGTCCGGCGTGACGCTGACCGCCTGGCGCGGCTATCGCAGCCGCGAGCCGGTCGCGATCCTGCTGTCGACCGCCGTACTGATGCCCTTCCTCTATTTTCTCTGGAAGTCGTTGACGCTCCGCGTCGGCGACACCTGGCCGATGTTCATGTGGCCCGCCGGCTTTGCCGCGACCGCCATCAATCTCGTCATGCTGCCGCGCGAGGGTTTTTCGGACCGGATCGTGAAATCGACATTCTGGTGGGCGAGGGTGGCCGTGATCTCCGGCATCGCCTTCGTGGTCGGCGTGTTCTTCTATTACGTTGCAGCGCCGTGGAATCTGATCGGCAGGACCGATCCCGTCGGCGGCGAGGCCGGCTATGAACAGGTCGCGGCGCGCGCGCGCGAGCAGTTGCGAGCGACCGGCGCGACCTGGATCGCGACGTCGGATTATCGCACGTACGCGATGCTGCGCTGGCATTTCAACGGGCAGGTACCCGTCATCCAGATCAATGAGCGGGGCCGGTTCCAGGGCTTTGGCGATCCCGGCATGAAGGCGATCAAGGATCATCCCGGCCTCTATGTCGCGCGCGAGCCGGACAACCGCCTGCCGCTGTGGGATCTCACGACCGCCAAACGGCAGCCGCTGGCGCGGGTCGAGCGCGTCTGGCGCGGGACGGTGATGGATACCTACGCGCTGGAAAAACTCACCGGCTGGACGCCGGAACTCACGCCGCCGCCGGATTCGCTGCTGTTCCGCTGGCGCGTGCTGGCGGGGATTGTCGGACGTGATGCGGGCGTTTCGTAG
- a CDS encoding NYN domain-containing protein: protein MSSSLGKIAVLIDGANLYATAKTLGFDIDYKRLLKEFQSRGTLLRAIYYTAIIEDQEYSSIRPLIDWLDYNGYTVVTKATKEYIDASGRRKVRGNMDIELAVDALELAEHVDQIVLFSGDGDFRCLVEALQRRGVRVTVVSTISCQPPLIADELRRQADVFTDLMELKSKIGRDPSERPPPRELRQQMPEFLQRATNNA from the coding sequence ATGTCATCCTCCCTCGGCAAGATTGCGGTCCTGATCGATGGCGCCAATCTCTATGCGACCGCCAAAACGCTTGGTTTCGATATCGATTACAAGCGGCTACTCAAGGAATTCCAGAGCAGAGGCACGTTGCTTCGCGCGATCTACTACACCGCGATCATCGAGGATCAGGAATATTCGTCGATCCGGCCCTTGATCGACTGGCTCGATTATAATGGCTACACCGTGGTCACCAAGGCGACCAAGGAATACATCGACGCCAGCGGCCGCCGCAAGGTGAGGGGCAACATGGATATCGAACTCGCGGTCGATGCCCTGGAGCTCGCAGAACACGTCGACCAGATCGTGCTGTTCTCCGGCGATGGCGATTTCCGCTGCCTGGTCGAGGCGTTGCAGCGTCGTGGGGTCCGGGTGACCGTCGTTTCGACGATTTCGTGCCAGCCGCCGTTGATTGCCGACGAATTGCGCCGCCAGGCCGACGTCTTCACCGATCTGATGGAGTTGAAATCCAAGATAGGCCGCGACCCGTCCGAGCGACCGCCCCCGCGCGAGCTGCGTCAGCAGATGCCGGAGTTCCTGCAGCGCGCCACGAATAATGCGTGA
- a CDS encoding cold-shock protein, translated as MAKGTVKWFNPTKGYGFIQPSSGGKDVFVHISAVEKAGLSTLNEGQTVEYEEIANRGKTSAENLKV; from the coding sequence ATGGCTAAAGGTACGGTGAAGTGGTTCAATCCAACCAAGGGTTATGGGTTCATCCAACCCTCGAGCGGCGGCAAGGACGTGTTCGTTCATATTTCGGCAGTTGAGAAAGCTGGTCTTTCGACACTCAATGAAGGGCAGACCGTCGAATACGAAGAGATCGCCAATCGGGGCAAGACTTCGGCCGAGAACCTCAAGGTTTAG
- a CDS encoding HAMP domain-containing sensor histidine kinase — protein sequence MKSIARTFALSLGLAATAIFLAMITITVWQSQLREYEPVVCRVAAGILYDAAVVDPGRALTIQSTRRVKELQSFSPNLWYVVSYEKLITEFGGEHRPALPFSLPYSGPIGFSVLNTLDQNSTFCLAVIPWGPSDLVMMIGGAQVRFGQVLRSLVGRNIFPLSILAFAFALMVMIGAWLSGRFVARGIDRVTRRALAIDPAAPPGSISLDEVPIELKPLVEALNRAFDEINTYIKMQRRFLGNAAHQLRTPLTLLRARIEDVAEPQLKIALVRDVRRLTSLVSAMLDLARLQNHAIEKRPIDLAVVTLDVLADFSPSALDAGIELSLEQAEEDAAVVQGVEAAIRSALANLVGNALIHAGGAKRITAMLGRGSVSIRDDGAGISPGDERKFIEPFQTGNAAEDGAGLGLSIVQEIMAAHGGEFIITSTPGGGTTASLRFPEATAGTPE from the coding sequence ATGAAGTCGATTGCCCGGACGTTTGCGCTTTCGCTCGGCCTCGCTGCAACGGCCATCTTCCTCGCTATGATCACCATTACCGTCTGGCAGTCCCAACTACGCGAATACGAGCCGGTCGTGTGCCGCGTTGCTGCAGGCATTCTATACGACGCCGCGGTCGTCGATCCTGGCCGCGCGCTGACCATCCAGTCCACGCGCCGTGTCAAGGAGCTGCAATCCTTCAGCCCAAACCTGTGGTACGTCGTGTCCTACGAGAAGTTGATCACCGAGTTCGGGGGTGAGCACAGGCCGGCCCTGCCGTTCTCGCTTCCCTATAGCGGGCCGATCGGTTTCTCGGTCCTCAATACGCTGGACCAGAACTCTACGTTCTGCCTGGCCGTCATCCCATGGGGCCCGTCCGATCTGGTGATGATGATCGGCGGGGCGCAAGTCCGCTTCGGCCAGGTTCTGAGGTCGCTCGTCGGTCGCAACATCTTCCCCCTTTCTATTTTGGCCTTCGCCTTCGCGTTGATGGTGATGATCGGCGCGTGGTTGTCGGGGCGTTTCGTGGCGCGTGGCATCGATCGCGTGACGCGGCGCGCGCTCGCGATCGACCCGGCGGCGCCGCCGGGGTCGATTTCGCTTGATGAGGTCCCGATCGAGCTCAAGCCTTTGGTCGAGGCGCTGAACCGCGCCTTCGACGAGATCAACACCTACATCAAGATGCAGCGCCGTTTCCTCGGCAATGCAGCCCATCAGCTGCGGACGCCGCTGACGCTGCTGCGTGCCAGGATCGAGGATGTGGCCGAACCCCAATTGAAGATCGCGCTTGTGCGCGATGTGCGTCGCCTGACGTCGCTGGTCTCGGCCATGCTGGACCTGGCACGGCTGCAAAATCATGCGATTGAAAAACGGCCGATTGACCTTGCGGTCGTGACGCTGGACGTGCTTGCCGATTTCAGCCCGTCGGCGCTGGATGCGGGGATCGAATTGTCGCTAGAGCAGGCCGAGGAGGATGCCGCGGTCGTGCAGGGTGTGGAGGCTGCCATCCGCAGCGCCTTGGCCAATCTAGTCGGCAATGCGTTGATCCACGCGGGGGGCGCCAAGCGCATCACGGCGATGCTCGGCCGCGGTAGCGTGTCGATACGCGATGACGGAGCCGGAATCTCTCCGGGGGATGAACGCAAGTTCATCGAGCCCTTTCAGACCGGCAACGCCGCAGAAGACGGCGCAGGGCTCGGCCTCTCGATCGTCCAGGAGATCATGGCGGCCCATGGCGGGGAGTTCATCATCACCTCCACCCCGGGCGGCGGGACGACCGCTAGCTTGCGCTTTCCGGAAGCGACGGCTGGAACGCCCGAGTGA
- a CDS encoding response regulator transcription factor, with translation MRSLVIEDEPQIGAYLSRLLTQLHGVVDTVESVSDAWHALKNFKYDLAIVDRMLPDGDALAIVAALSQLPERPAIIMLTAKDTKEDVIEGLNGGADDYLSKPFEPDEFIARVRAVLRRPRLLVQSVLSFGNVELHLGSNDAVVADKKVLLRRREALILGALLMRRDRVVTRAALIEEIYGFDDEIESNTLEAQVSRLRKKLYELGGNVEIRSMRGIGYVLRMAQSR, from the coding sequence GTGCGCTCCCTCGTGATCGAAGACGAACCGCAGATCGGCGCCTATCTCAGTCGCTTGCTGACGCAACTGCACGGTGTGGTCGATACGGTCGAATCGGTTTCGGACGCGTGGCACGCGCTGAAAAACTTCAAATACGATCTGGCGATCGTCGACCGCATGCTGCCCGATGGGGACGCACTCGCGATCGTCGCGGCGTTAAGCCAGTTGCCGGAACGGCCGGCTATCATCATGCTGACCGCAAAGGATACCAAGGAAGACGTGATCGAAGGCCTCAACGGCGGAGCGGATGATTATCTTAGCAAGCCGTTCGAGCCGGATGAATTCATTGCCCGCGTGCGCGCCGTGCTGCGGCGGCCGCGGCTCCTCGTTCAGTCGGTGTTGTCGTTCGGAAACGTGGAGCTGCACCTCGGCAGCAACGACGCCGTCGTGGCCGACAAGAAGGTCTTGTTGCGGCGGCGCGAAGCCCTGATCCTTGGCGCATTGTTGATGCGCCGCGACCGCGTCGTCACCCGCGCTGCCTTGATCGAGGAGATCTATGGCTTCGATGACGAGATCGAATCCAACACGCTGGAGGCGCAGGTCTCGCGGCTTCGCAAGAAGCTGTACGAGCTTGGCGGCAATGTCGAGATCCGCAGCATGCGCGGCATCGGCTATGTGCTCCGGATGGCGCAGAGCCGATGA
- the putA gene encoding bifunctional proline dehydrogenase/L-glutamate gamma-semialdehyde dehydrogenase PutA codes for MPQSPLPPFSAPYAPDDRAMANRLLRAVPLEPAQEKRIDRTARRLIEAIRANDDPLGGVEDMLREFALSTKEGLALMVLAEALLRVPDARTADQFIEDKLAQGDFIHHETRSSAFLVNASAWALGMSARVIQPGETPQGTIGRLTKRLGAPAVRAATRQAMRLMGNHFVLGETIEAALSRAQPHSARHQRYSFDMLGEGARTADDAARYFNSYSSAIEAIGRTAGERPLPDRPGISVKLSALHPRFEAVSRARVMSELVPRLIDLARQAKSYDLNFTVDAEEADRLELSLDVIAAAVGDSSLAGWDGFGLAIQAYQKRASDVIDYVDRLARSLDRKMMVRLVKGAYWDTEIKRAQERGLNGYPVFTRKAMTDLNYVACAQQLLALRPRIFPQFATHNALTVATILELATDQSGFEFQRLHGMGEALYAKLGEDRPDITHRTYAPVGSHRDLLAYLVRRLLENGANSSFVALAADEAMPVSQLLRRPADIIGSADNASHPNIPLPRDLYGLTRKNSRGIEFGERAALEQLVSSIATEPTPAAGSMADATEAEANAAIAAARDGFKHWTRTPAETRAAALEQAADLLERRAAHFVALLQREGGKTLDDSISEVREAVDFCRYYAAQGRELFGDGKAMPGPTGESNMLRLRGRGVFVAISPWNFPLAIFLGQVTAALMAGNAVVAKPAEQTPLIAAEAVRLLHEAGVPASALHLVAGDGRIGGVLVAHPDIAGVVFTGSTEVARTINRALAAKDGPIVPLIAETGGINAMIVDATALPEQVADDVVTSAFRSAGQRCSALRLLFLQDDVADRMIEMIAGAARELVIGDPSDPATHIGPVIDAEARQRLDAHIERVKKEARVHFAGDAPHGNYVAPHIFELSDAGRLTEEVFGPVLHVVRYRADRFDQVLQSIERSGYGLTLGIHSRIDDTVEDTIEGLQVGNIYVNRNMIGAVVGVQPFGGHGLSGTGPKAGGPHYLARFATEQTVTINTAAAGGNAALMSDGE; via the coding sequence ATTCCTCAGTCGCCCCTCCCGCCCTTCAGCGCGCCCTACGCGCCCGACGACCGTGCCATGGCCAATCGCCTGCTTCGGGCCGTGCCGCTTGAGCCGGCGCAGGAGAAGCGCATCGATCGCACGGCGAGACGGCTGATCGAGGCCATCAGGGCCAACGACGATCCGCTCGGCGGCGTCGAGGACATGCTGCGCGAATTCGCGCTGTCGACCAAGGAGGGGCTGGCGCTGATGGTGCTGGCGGAAGCGTTGCTGCGGGTGCCGGACGCCCGCACCGCTGACCAGTTCATCGAAGACAAGCTGGCGCAGGGCGACTTCATCCATCACGAAACCAGGTCGAGCGCGTTCCTGGTCAACGCGTCGGCGTGGGCGCTCGGAATGTCGGCCCGCGTGATCCAGCCCGGCGAGACTCCGCAGGGGACCATCGGCCGGCTCACCAAGCGGCTGGGCGCGCCGGCCGTGCGGGCGGCGACGCGGCAGGCGATGCGGCTGATGGGCAATCATTTCGTGCTCGGCGAAACCATTGAAGCCGCGCTGTCGCGGGCGCAGCCGCATTCCGCGCGCCATCAACGCTACTCCTTCGACATGCTCGGCGAAGGCGCGCGCACGGCCGACGACGCCGCGCGCTATTTCAATTCTTATTCAAGCGCGATCGAGGCGATCGGCCGCACGGCTGGCGAGCGTCCCCTGCCCGACCGGCCCGGTATCTCGGTCAAGCTCTCGGCATTGCATCCGCGATTCGAGGCCGTGAGCCGCGCACGGGTGATGAGCGAACTGGTCCCGCGCCTGATCGATCTCGCCCGGCAAGCCAAATCCTATGACCTCAATTTCACGGTTGATGCCGAGGAAGCGGACCGGCTGGAATTGTCGCTCGATGTGATAGCGGCAGCGGTCGGTGATTCCTCGCTGGCAGGCTGGGACGGCTTTGGCCTGGCGATCCAGGCCTACCAGAAGCGCGCCTCCGACGTGATCGATTACGTCGATCGTCTTGCACGCAGCCTCGACCGCAAAATGATGGTGCGGCTGGTGAAGGGCGCTTATTGGGACACCGAGATCAAGCGCGCGCAGGAACGCGGGCTCAACGGCTATCCCGTGTTCACCCGCAAGGCGATGACGGATTTGAACTACGTCGCCTGCGCGCAGCAATTGCTGGCGCTGCGCCCCCGAATTTTTCCGCAGTTCGCCACGCATAATGCGCTGACGGTCGCGACCATCCTCGAACTGGCAACGGACCAGAGCGGATTCGAATTCCAGCGCCTGCACGGCATGGGCGAAGCGCTCTACGCAAAGCTCGGCGAGGACCGCCCCGACATCACCCATCGCACCTACGCCCCGGTCGGCAGCCACCGCGATCTGCTGGCCTATCTGGTGCGGCGATTGCTGGAGAATGGCGCCAACTCATCCTTTGTTGCGCTCGCCGCCGACGAGGCGATGCCGGTCTCGCAATTGCTGCGGCGTCCGGCCGATATCATCGGCAGTGCCGACAATGCCAGCCATCCGAACATTCCGTTGCCGCGCGACCTCTATGGGCTGACGCGGAAAAATTCACGCGGGATCGAATTCGGCGAGCGCGCGGCGCTGGAGCAACTCGTTTCGTCCATCGCCACCGAACCAACACCCGCAGCGGGCAGCATGGCCGACGCAACGGAGGCGGAGGCCAATGCAGCGATCGCGGCCGCGCGCGACGGTTTCAAGCACTGGACCCGAACGCCAGCCGAGACGCGCGCGGCGGCGCTGGAGCAGGCCGCCGATCTGCTGGAGCGGCGCGCGGCGCATTTCGTCGCGTTACTGCAACGCGAGGGCGGCAAGACACTCGATGATTCGATCTCGGAAGTCCGCGAGGCCGTGGATTTCTGCCGTTACTATGCCGCGCAGGGACGCGAGTTATTCGGCGACGGCAAGGCGATGCCGGGACCGACGGGCGAGAGCAACATGCTCCGCCTGCGCGGCCGCGGCGTCTTCGTCGCGATCTCGCCGTGGAATTTTCCGCTGGCGATCTTCCTGGGCCAGGTCACCGCGGCCTTGATGGCGGGTAACGCAGTCGTTGCGAAACCGGCCGAGCAGACGCCGCTGATTGCGGCTGAGGCTGTACGGCTGTTGCATGAAGCCGGCGTGCCGGCATCAGCGCTGCATCTGGTGGCGGGCGACGGCCGGATCGGCGGCGTGCTGGTGGCGCATCCGGATATCGCCGGCGTCGTCTTCACGGGCTCGACGGAAGTGGCGCGAACGATCAACCGCGCGCTCGCCGCCAAGGATGGGCCGATCGTGCCGTTGATCGCCGAAACCGGCGGCATCAATGCGATGATCGTCGATGCCACCGCGCTGCCCGAACAGGTCGCCGACGACGTCGTGACCTCGGCGTTCCGCTCCGCCGGCCAGCGCTGCTCGGCGCTGCGATTGTTGTTCCTGCAGGACGACGTCGCCGACCGCATGATTGAGATGATAGCGGGCGCGGCGCGCGAACTCGTCATCGGCGATCCCTCCGATCCCGCCACCCATATCGGCCCGGTGATCGACGCCGAGGCCAGGCAGCGGCTGGACGCGCATATCGAACGCGTGAAGAAGGAAGCGCGGGTGCACTTCGCGGGTGACGCACCACACGGCAATTATGTCGCGCCGCACATTTTCGAATTGTCCGATGCCGGCCGGCTCACGGAAGAAGTATTCGGCCCGGTGCTGCATGTGGTGCGCTACCGCGCCGACCGGTTCGACCAGGTGCTGCAGTCGATCGAACGCTCCGGCTATGGGCTGACGCTCGGCATCCATTCGCGGATCGACGATACAGTGGAAGACACGATCGAAGGGCTCCAGGTCGGCAACATCTATGTCAACCGCAACATGATCGGCGCCGTCGTCGGCGTGCAGCCGTTCGGCGGCCATGGGTTATCGGGCACCGGGCCCAAGGCCGGCGGGCCGCATTATCTCGCGCGTTTTGCAACCGAGCAGACGGTGACGATCAATACGGCGGCGGCCGGCGGAAATGCAGCGCTGATGTCTGATGGGGAGTAG